TATTAGACTGGGCCCTGATGACCTATAAAAGGACATCCTTTGTGCTGGATGAGGCTGAACATAGTGTCTACAGTGTAAGGCTAAGGTCCTGTCCACACCAGGAgcagaactgggctctgaagcTATTTATTTCCCAcaaaatctcttccatttctgctgTTGTATCCTTGAAGTTAACTAACCCTCCAACAGTCCATCCCCATCCTGATGAGGGTGCCCTGGGTCAGTCCTGGGAGAATGCATtctaagtagggctgtcaattgattaaaaaaattaattgcgattaaaaaaattaattgtgactaatcgcattgttaaacaacaatagaataccacttattttaaatattttgatgtttactagattttcaaatataataatttcaattacaataagaatacaaagtgtacagtgctcattttatctttagtttttattacaaatatttgcattgtaaaaaacaaaaaaaaggtatttttcaattcacctcatacaattactgtagtgcaatctctttatcatgaaagttgaacttacaaatgtggaattatgtacaaaaaaatgacattaaaaataaaacaatgtaaaacttcagagcctacaagtccacttagtcctacttcttgttcagccaatcactcagacaaaccagcttggttacaatttgcaggagataatgctgcctgcttcttgtttacagtgtcacctgaatgtgagaacaggcattcgcatggcactgttgtagctggtgttgtaGCTGGTGCGTGCccaatgcgctaaagattcatatgtcccttcacgcttcaaccacaattccagaggacatgcgtctatgcggatgatgggttctgcttgataacgatccagagcagtgtggactgatgcatgctcattttcatcatttcagacaggtgccaccagcagaaggttgcttttcttttttggtggtttgggtccTGTAggttccgcatcagagtgttgctcttttaagacttctgaaagcatgctccacacctgtccctctcagattttgaatggcacttcagattcttaaactttgggtcacgTGCTGtacctatttttagaaatctcacattggtaccttctttgcgttttgtcaaatctgccgtgaaagagttcttaaaatgaacatgcgttgggtcatcatctgagactgctataacatgaaatatgtgcagaatgtgggtaaagcagagcaggagacacacaattctgcccccaaggagtacagtcacaaatttaattgacacaatctctttttaacgagcatcatcagcatggaagaatgtcctctggaatggtggccaaagcatggaaggagcatacaaatgtttagcatatctggcatgtaaataccttgcaacgccatctacaaaagtgccatgcgaatgcctattctcactttcaatgacattgtaaataagaagcaggcagcaccatctcctgtcaatgtaaacaaacttctttgtcttagcgattggcagaacAACAAGTAGGatggagtggacttgtaggctgtaaagttttacattgttttgttttaaagtgcagttatgtaaccaaaaaaactgtatttgtaagttacactttcatgatataGAGACTGCActtcagtacagtaactcctttattaaattgtagttatgttcctgaaaaatgcaacttcaaGCAAAaagatgttaagcaaatccaatttccccataagaattaatgtaaatacagggttaggttccagggaaatttttttcaccagacaaaagactaatataagtataagttttaaacaaacaatttaatactgtacacaacaatgatgattgtgaagcttggttgaggtggtgcagtcagagggagggatatttcccagggaatgctttactgctaaatgatgaactagaactcagttgagccctcaagggttaacgcattattaatgtagcctcatactctacaaggcagcacgaatggagggagcggagacagcatggcagacagagaaagACACataccatgtgtgtgtgtgagagagaaagagagatgtgcattgcccctttaagaacACTGACttcactctaagtacattgccttcttaagtagatcagcaagttgagacagcagctgctcccagcaaTTTCCCTCCGTCCTGAGTCCTGTCgcatccccaccctcccccacaccGTGCtgtatggagatggggtaagcgggggaCAGAAGCATGGGGGAAGaggacaccctgatattagcccccttcttccctccccgctgcacagcaagcaggaggctcctgggagcagctccaaggcagaaggcaggaATAGCACATGACAGTATGGGGAGGgccagctgaactgctggcaattgatagcctgctgggcggctgctgcatAGGGAACttagggagtggggagctgatggcgGGCTGCTGgttcaccctggttccaagcccccaccagctagctccaacgagtgctctttctgcaagcagtggacaaagcaggtggctgccaaacaatgttataagggagcattgcacaacttttaataagcatgttctctaattgatcagcaacataacaacgaagccacgttaaccgggatgactttaagtgagaagttactgtacttgtgtgaggtgaacTGACAAATACTTcagtttatcattttacagtgcatatatttctaataaataataatataaagtgaacactgtgcactttgtattctgtgttgtcattcaaataaatattgaaaatgtagaaaaacccacaaatatttaataaatttcaattagtattctattattctattctaagtgcaattaatcgtgattaattttttagttaatcacatgagataactgtgattaattgacagccctaattttaagcAATGTGTCTTTTGACTTTCCATGTCCAACTACCAAGAAGCTGCCTACttatttaatgttgataaatgcaaagtaatgcacactggaaagcataatcccaactatacatataaaatgatggggtctaaattagctgttaccactgaagaaagagatcttggcatcattgtggatagttctctgaaaatgtccactcagtctgcagcagcagtcaaaaaagcaaacagaatgctgtgaataattaagaaagggatagataataggacagaaaatatgttgcctttatataaatccatggtatgcccacatcttgaataccgtgtgcagatgtggttgctccatctcaaaaaagatatattggaattggaaaaggttcaggaaaggagagattaataagagtgggactcttcagcttggaaaaagagatggctaacacaagaactaggggtcaccaaatgaaattaataggcagctggtttaaaacaaatacaaggaagtatttcttcatacaatgcacagttaacctgtggaactccttgctataggatgttgtgaaagctaaGAGTATAACaaggtcaaaaaagaactagataaattcatggaggataggtccatcagtggctattagccaggatgggcagagatggtctccctagcctctgtttgccagaagctgggaatgagaaacaggggatggatcacttgatgattacctgttctgttccttaCCTGGCACTGGgtattgtcggaagacaggatactgggctagatggacctttggtctgaccctgtagggccattcttatgttatgtatgTTAATTGGCAATCAGATAAGAAACAAATATTCTCCCCAatctaggatgatttagttgatttATTTAGTGCCAAACTCAGCCTGCAGATGTGTGTGCCAGTTGTACTGATCTTGATGGAGCTGGTGTGCACATAGTCGAGTGTGGAATCTGGTTCTTAGGAACCTAAGGCACAGATCCCATAACATCCAGTTTGTAAGCAATAAGACCGTCTTAGCTTATCTTAAACAAATAAGTGTATGaaataaaacagagaagaaaaactaTTAGCGAGCAAGAGAGTTGCAGGGAAAACAGACAGAAGAGTTTAGTGAAACCCACTAGGGACCTTCGACCTTGGCTGACATCCAAAGTACTctcttaaatgaaataaaaattagtTATACACTGACATGGTTGGAAATCTCtgttaaaaaattataataaaagaaGCTAAAATCTGAGCTGGCAGCAAAACCCAGCTGCACATCTCCCTCCAGAAGGGCTGAACCAGTCAGATCATTAACAAGGTAAGATCACTACAGCAAAGCCATCTTTCATTAAAGGCCTGTAAACATTTCTGTTTTATCAACTGAGTGTCAGGGAGGTACAATTCAGCcattaaacacaaacaaaacatgctCCAAGTTGAAACTTAAGCCCATGCAAACAAATTTGTGTCTTGAAACCATCCTTTTAACAGATGTGTTTACAAATATTCACAAAGGTCATACTAAAGTtactaaaaagaaataaaatatcctCTGGAAATTTACTGATTTCAAGGTCACAGTATGTTTCTGACTAAATACAGATTTCTTATTTCAAGTTACATTTTGcatcaatatttttaaagttttacaaGGGTAGGGTCAGATTCAGTGGTACACCCTGACTTTAAGCCACTCCAGTGCCTTACAACAGGTTTGTGGTGAGAACAGTGCAAATCAACCAGAGTATACTGGGGTACCTGGCCCTTGGATTTCATAATATAGTTTTACTCTGTTCCAGCACCCTTCAATAATTAATGGGTTCTGTAAAATGCACTTTTTGAGAACTTCTAGGTACATGCGCAGAAAGAAAATCACAGTTTAAAGTAACTGAACTGACACAAtgtcaacaaaaaaaccccaaaactcaTGATACAACAAAACTTGGTCCTCTCTGTCTTAAACAGGAAACtcatctcccctccctgctctttcCCAAAAGCAACTCTTTCAGCAAATCAGCCTCCTACTGAGGCAAAACATAAATGGGTCTTTCACAATGCCCTGAATATCAACAAACTTGGGTTCTGTTGAACTATTGAGGAAAGAAAATTCCAGAACCAACGGCTCTCATCCtctccttcatcctcctccttgccCTCCCATCTACCCACCCTCTCTGCTTCACTGAAACTGCTATGACaaccactgcctcagtttccccttcagctTCCTTGTCTACATGTTCCATGCCTGAAATAAAATTGTACATTAATTGTTCTCCTAGATCCAGATTTTGGCATTCCAGGATGGCTGTGGTTTAATATTTCTTACCTGAAACCTTCCATGAGGCTTGCAGAATTAGTTCTTCTCAGGAAGATTCTACACCCAGAATCGCTGACAGTAAATGTTACTGTGCACAGCATCTCTGTGGTCCAGGGCAATCTCACAGAAAGTGAAGCCTTAGATGAGAAAGTGCTGACATTAGATGAGCTACCACCATCTGGTTATGATGTCTTTAACATCTCAGCCATTTTTAATACTACCACCTCAGATGTCATAGGCTTTCAGCTACGATTCACGGATGACAGTGGCAGCTTGGTTCTCCATGAAGCTCTGACTAAGAGCCTCTACTGTTTGAACAGATGCACCCAGAGTGAGCCCTTACTGGTGGCTTATCGCTTCCTGGTGACTGAGCTATATGGTGGAAGTAAACAGCAGGTCATCAGAGAATGCAAACACTGCGCTACAGAGAGAAGGAGAAACTTGCCAGAAGATTCCAGGCTACGACAGTGCAGCCTTCACCAACACTATGTGAACTTTCAAACAATGCAACTGAGCCACTGGATTGTGGAGCCTCCCGGCTTCTTCACAAGTTTTTGCAAGTAGCTACTTTTTAAATCTCTTCCATGACGTAGGAATGTGCAAAAGTTCCAGTAACTGTCGGCTCTGGGAAGTCCATTCAAATGACTGGAAAGTCAGTTTGTACCAGGTATGTCCAGCAGCACATTTGCTGGATATACCTGCTACTTTTGGCATTTAGAGTAGGAATTGGGGATGAAAATGCTACATCTTTTCACCTTGAGAGAACTGGGTTCAGATTTGGTTTATGTCACAATTATTCAGTAATTTGCT
This genomic interval from Gopherus evgoodei ecotype Sinaloan lineage chromosome 6, rGopEvg1_v1.p, whole genome shotgun sequence contains the following:
- the LOC115654090 gene encoding bone morphogenetic protein 7-like → MSIVSLFLGLICGLLLMFCSHFPGAGKCQLIWGTDEQLSKAILEMLHISKLSIPLRTKPHHYMKLVYHLRNPLALNSEGTLVQSFRSIQDPDFGIPGWLWFNISYLKPSMRLAELVLLRKILHPESLTVNVTVHSISVVQGNLTESEALDEKVLTLDELPPSGYDVFNISAIFNTTTSDVIGFQLRFTDDSGSLVLHEALTKSLYCLNRCTQSEPLLVAYRFLVTELYGGSKQQVIRECKHCATERRRNLPEDSRLRQCSLHQHYVNFQTMQLSHWIVEPPGFFTSFCKGECSDEEFGELSEAQRGVINKTENWMSSHCVPQKRSSINVMYLSQSEDFVIERLKDLQVESCACNQMF